One Brevibacillus choshinensis genomic window carries:
- a CDS encoding carbohydrate ABC transporter permease has protein sequence MEKDNVWWKTGKVVVLSGFLAFAIFPLYWIVITSLKGQQEIFALPIAYWPKEVTLQNYIEIFRISHFQVYIWNSFLVSLVASAVVVIIAMLGGYVLARFSFRGKRQVMLGFLITQMIPMFIGMAPLYVMMSRMHILNSLASLMLVYTVMLIPFCTIIMSGFFQRIPNALEEAAMMDGCSRFSALFRVIVPIMLPGIAATFIFAFVQCWNELIMAVLFIDEESVKTIPVAMNAFIKKYDIEWGAMSAATVLSVIPTMLLFAFCQKYLVEGLTQGAVKG, from the coding sequence ATGGAAAAGGACAATGTTTGGTGGAAGACTGGCAAGGTGGTCGTGCTCTCCGGATTTTTGGCGTTTGCGATCTTCCCGCTGTACTGGATCGTCATCACGTCACTGAAGGGCCAGCAGGAAATCTTTGCGCTGCCGATTGCCTATTGGCCGAAAGAGGTGACTTTGCAAAATTACATCGAGATCTTCCGCATTTCCCACTTTCAGGTCTATATCTGGAACAGCTTTCTCGTTTCATTGGTAGCCTCGGCTGTGGTCGTCATCATCGCGATGCTGGGAGGATACGTGCTGGCCCGCTTTTCATTTCGGGGCAAGCGGCAGGTGATGCTTGGGTTTCTGATCACGCAGATGATCCCGATGTTCATCGGAATGGCGCCTCTGTACGTCATGATGTCGCGCATGCACATCCTCAACAGCCTGGCTTCGCTCATGCTCGTCTACACCGTCATGCTGATCCCGTTTTGCACGATCATCATGTCAGGCTTTTTTCAGCGAATTCCAAATGCCTTGGAGGAAGCGGCAATGATGGATGGCTGTTCGCGATTCAGTGCCTTGTTTCGCGTCATCGTGCCGATCATGCTGCCGGGGATTGCCGCCACCTTCATCTTTGCCTTTGTGCAATGCTGGAACGAACTGATCATGGCCGTCCTGTTCATCGACGAGGAGTCCGTCAAGACGATTCCGGTCGCGATGAACGCCTTCATCAAGAAGTACGACATCGAATGGGGAGCCATGTCGGCAGCCACGGTGCTGTCAGTCATTCCGACCATGCTGCTGTTTGCCTTCTGTCAGAAGTATTTGGTGGAAGGTCTGACGCAGGGGGCTGTAAAAGGGTAA
- a CDS encoding sodium:solute symporter family transporter: MTYQSFREYVLGAFKIGIGLGVVSILARWVTGNTIFGSPEALVKYGMFGGIGFALMGAFALIAFGWLGRKVRSDFAGGMTIGDYMRIKLHPFGYWVMIAILLITSIEGMFVQGMAGGVLLNILFGLPIPLGLLCFFVFCVLFAGIGGIRTIHRFANVQIVIAFATAILIPVYFFIGKGVEHVFNGLRLYHPYLLVLNNHEGLLFIVTGVLIGFGQVFVDQATWQRLYMMEEKKVVSTFFLSGLIFATIPLAFSSLVFIVLFSGGFQDIFSLLFELVRKIDTPFLLVLFVLCSFGAITSAFGAGLHSLISLIVGNVYQLFRPDASERQKIRLGYTLAIAIGAVSFCLTWYFTPTLLDLLFFFGIIYASLFLPVIVIVLTRGRASNFIIISAIAGLASGYVSWAFVDHMKAIWIASSTTAIILLVYLCFASVRKASMRTKTRT, from the coding sequence TTGACCTACCAATCGTTTCGCGAATACGTCCTCGGTGCCTTCAAGATCGGGATCGGCCTTGGCGTCGTTTCCATCCTCGCCCGGTGGGTCACAGGGAATACCATCTTCGGTTCTCCCGAGGCATTGGTCAAATACGGCATGTTCGGCGGGATCGGCTTTGCTTTGATGGGCGCATTTGCCCTGATCGCCTTTGGCTGGCTCGGACGCAAAGTGCGGAGCGATTTTGCAGGCGGCATGACCATCGGGGACTACATGCGCATCAAGCTGCATCCGTTTGGCTATTGGGTCATGATCGCCATCCTGCTCATTACCAGCATCGAGGGCATGTTTGTCCAAGGGATGGCAGGCGGTGTCCTCTTGAACATCTTGTTTGGCTTGCCTATCCCTCTGGGGCTGCTGTGCTTTTTCGTCTTCTGTGTGCTGTTTGCCGGGATAGGAGGGATCCGTACGATCCATCGCTTTGCGAATGTGCAGATTGTGATTGCCTTTGCCACAGCCATCCTGATCCCGGTTTACTTTTTTATCGGAAAAGGCGTGGAGCATGTCTTCAACGGCTTGCGGCTGTATCATCCCTACCTGTTGGTGCTGAACAACCACGAAGGACTGCTCTTTATCGTGACCGGCGTTCTGATCGGCTTTGGACAAGTATTCGTCGATCAGGCGACGTGGCAGAGACTGTACATGATGGAGGAGAAAAAGGTGGTGTCTACCTTTTTTTTGTCCGGACTGATCTTTGCCACGATTCCGCTCGCCTTCTCATCACTGGTCTTCATCGTCCTTTTTTCAGGCGGGTTCCAGGACATCTTTTCCTTGCTGTTTGAGCTCGTCAGGAAAATCGATACGCCGTTTTTGCTCGTCCTCTTCGTGCTCTGTTCCTTTGGCGCCATCACCTCGGCTTTTGGAGCCGGGCTTCATTCCCTGATCAGTCTGATCGTGGGCAACGTCTATCAGCTGTTTCGTCCTGATGCGAGCGAGCGGCAAAAAATCCGTTTAGGCTATACCCTCGCGATCGCAATCGGTGCCGTTTCCTTTTGCCTGACCTGGTACTTCACACCGACCTTGCTCGATTTGCTGTTTTTCTTTGGCATCATTTACGCCTCGTTGTTCCTGCCTGTGATCGTCATCGTCCTGACGCGTGGCAGAGCAAGCAATTTCATCATCATCAGTGCAATAGCCGGGCTCGCGAGCGGGTATGTCAGCTGGGCGTTCGTCGACCATATGAAAGCAATCTGGATCGCTTCCTCCACCACGGCCATCATCCTGCTCGTCTATTTGTGCTTCGCCAGCGTACGGAAGGCAAGCATGCGAACGAAGACCCGTACCTAG
- a CDS encoding carbohydrate ABC transporter permease: MQSEKPVVMANQRAAAERKKPFRLKGEGMFIFLCLLPALLFVAVFTYYPLLRGVVMSFQNYTLFDLLNIQFIGLDNFVSVVTSPDFPRVAMNSFFWVVCSLFFQLLFGLTLALLMRRRFRGRGIYQAFVFFPWAMSGFLIGLIWRWMFNAQFGVINDLLMKTGMIDAPIPFLADGMWAMAAVIIANIWYGVAFFAIMILAALQSIPEELYEAAAMDGAGRFQQLWSVTLPYILPTMLVTILLRVIWILNFPDIIYSMTNGGPAGSTHIFATFMIEKVIFGQDYGQASAIGVIIVLILLLFTVFYVKATRVEKGGDF; encoded by the coding sequence GTGCAATCGGAGAAACCCGTCGTCATGGCGAACCAGAGGGCGGCTGCCGAGCGGAAGAAGCCGTTTCGGCTGAAAGGGGAAGGCATGTTCATCTTTCTGTGCCTTCTCCCTGCTTTGCTGTTCGTAGCTGTCTTTACGTACTATCCGCTTCTTCGCGGAGTCGTCATGTCGTTTCAGAACTACACGTTGTTTGATCTGCTCAACATACAATTCATCGGACTGGACAACTTTGTCAGCGTCGTGACGAGCCCTGACTTCCCGAGAGTGGCGATGAACAGCTTCTTCTGGGTGGTGTGCTCGCTGTTTTTCCAGCTCCTGTTTGGCTTGACCCTCGCCTTGTTGATGCGCAGAAGGTTTCGCGGCAGAGGCATCTACCAGGCGTTTGTCTTTTTTCCTTGGGCGATGTCCGGATTTTTGATCGGATTGATTTGGCGCTGGATGTTCAATGCCCAATTCGGGGTGATCAACGATTTGCTGATGAAGACAGGAATGATCGATGCCCCGATCCCGTTCCTGGCAGACGGCATGTGGGCGATGGCAGCCGTGATTATCGCGAATATCTGGTACGGTGTCGCCTTCTTTGCCATCATGATATTGGCGGCCCTGCAGTCGATTCCGGAGGAGCTGTACGAAGCGGCGGCGATGGATGGCGCGGGTCGCTTTCAGCAGCTGTGGAGCGTCACGCTGCCGTACATCCTGCCTACGATGCTGGTGACGATTCTGCTGCGCGTGATATGGATTCTGAATTTCCCGGACATCATCTACTCCATGACAAATGGCGGGCCAGCAGGCTCTACGCATATCTTCGCCACGTTCATGATCGAAAAGGTCATTTTCGGGCAGGATTACGGCCAAGCATCGGCGATCGGGGTCATCATCGTGCTGATCCTGCTTCTGTTCACCGTGTTTTACGTCAAGGCGACGCGAGTAGAGAAGGGAGGTGACTTCTGA
- a CDS encoding response regulator transcription factor, which translates to MNVLLVDDEPLELDQLEYLIQPMFPLWNLYKAADGSQAMAISQKVPLHLAFLDINLPGKSGLALGEELRAQHRDIDLIIVTAYQDFHYAKQSIRLGVEDYLTKPLIESELVEILQKYQKSPALSAYTRIITDAMNIIHQKYAEKLNLADLASEVHINPTYLSRRFHEEVGVSFSEYLMQYRIQMSKKFLLAHPDWSISTVAERTGFNSQHYFSTIFRKVVGKTPKEYRDKGNAS; encoded by the coding sequence ACGTGCTGTTAGTGGATGACGAGCCATTGGAGCTGGACCAGCTCGAGTATTTGATTCAGCCCATGTTCCCCCTGTGGAACCTCTACAAGGCAGCGGATGGCAGCCAGGCCATGGCGATCAGCCAGAAAGTACCTCTCCATCTCGCCTTTCTCGACATCAATCTCCCGGGCAAATCGGGCCTCGCACTCGGCGAAGAGCTGCGCGCCCAGCATCGGGACATCGATCTCATCATCGTCACGGCTTATCAGGATTTTCATTATGCCAAGCAATCCATCCGGCTGGGGGTGGAGGACTATTTAACAAAGCCTTTGATCGAGAGCGAGCTCGTCGAGATTTTGCAAAAGTATCAAAAGAGCCCCGCCCTCTCGGCTTACACGAGGATCATTACGGACGCCATGAACATCATTCATCAGAAATATGCAGAAAAACTGAATCTGGCTGATCTGGCTTCTGAGGTGCACATCAATCCGACCTATCTGAGCAGGCGCTTTCACGAGGAGGTCGGTGTCTCGTTCTCCGAATACTTGATGCAGTACCGGATTCAGATGTCCAAGAAGTTCCTGCTCGCCCATCCGGACTGGAGCATCTCTACGGTGGCCGAGCGGACTGGCTTCAACAGCCAGCATTACTTTAGCACGATCTTTCGGAAAGTCGTGGGCAAAACACCGAAAGAGTACCGGGACAAGGGGAATGCATCTTGA
- a CDS encoding DMT family transporter, with protein sequence MLRSYLLLIFCVTAWGSNFVFGKMLVAEFSPLLLSALRLLFITIFLLVWARGRLSMPALSRGDWLLLGSLGIIGVFINQWSFYKGLVTADPTTSALVLALTPITTSLLAAVFLKESLTPRMAVGSIVGTAGVLFVIYNGAALHFDIGILWIFLTMITFAVSIILVRQLGRRLPPLATTLASNLIGFGSMLPFVLITAPVAAVSHQVSSWLLLFVTAVIMHGVVTLIWNSQLQKVGAAKAAMFSNLEPFIAMVFGFFLLDRPVTAVQLLGALLIIAGVTLTTTSKEPQVRQESPLISH encoded by the coding sequence ATGCTGCGCTCCTATCTTCTGCTCATCTTTTGTGTGACGGCGTGGGGGAGCAATTTTGTGTTCGGCAAAATGCTCGTAGCCGAATTCTCCCCTCTGCTGTTATCCGCCTTGCGTCTTTTGTTCATCACGATCTTCCTGCTCGTTTGGGCACGCGGCCGCCTGTCGATGCCCGCTCTCTCCCGAGGGGATTGGCTCTTGCTCGGAAGTCTCGGGATCATCGGAGTCTTCATCAATCAGTGGTCGTTTTACAAAGGGCTGGTCACCGCCGACCCGACCACGTCCGCTCTCGTATTAGCCTTGACGCCGATCACGACTTCTCTCTTGGCCGCTGTTTTTCTCAAAGAATCGCTCACGCCGCGCATGGCTGTCGGTTCGATCGTCGGGACGGCTGGCGTCCTGTTCGTCATTTACAATGGGGCTGCGCTTCACTTTGACATCGGCATCCTGTGGATCTTTTTGACGATGATCACCTTTGCGGTATCGATCATTCTCGTCCGTCAGCTGGGGCGTCGCCTGCCGCCGCTCGCCACGACTCTCGCCTCCAATCTCATCGGGTTCGGGTCCATGCTGCCATTCGTTCTGATCACAGCTCCCGTGGCAGCCGTCAGCCATCAGGTGTCCTCCTGGCTGCTCCTGTTTGTCACCGCAGTCATCATGCATGGGGTCGTCACCTTGATCTGGAACAGCCAGCTGCAAAAGGTCGGAGCGGCCAAGGCTGCGATGTTTTCCAATCTCGAGCCTTTCATTGCCATGGTCTTCGGCTTTTTCCTGCTGGATCGGCCAGTCACAGCCGTCCAGCTCTTGGGTGCGCTTCTGATCATCGCTGGTGTGACTCTGACGACGACTTCCAAGGAACCACAGGTTCGACAAGAAAGCCCTCTTATATCCCATTAG